Proteins from one Arthrobacter sp. DNA4 genomic window:
- the ctaD gene encoding cytochrome c oxidase subunit I, whose protein sequence is MGGTAATAAPAVVRRPKGALVVNWITSTDHKTIGYMYLISSFVFFCAGGVMALLIRAELFEPGMQILQTKEQYNQLFTMHGTIMLLMFATPLFAGFANVIMPLQIGAPDVAFPRLNALAFWFFLFGSTIAVSGFITPQGAASFGWFAYAPLSNTTFTPGIGGDLWVFGLALSGFGTILGSVNFITTIICMRAPGLTMWRMPIFTWNTLVTAILVLMAFPPLAAALFALGADRKFGAHIFDPSNGGAILWQHLFWFFGHPEVYIIALPFFGIVSEIFPVFSRKPLFGYKGIVYATIAIAALSVTVWAHHMYVTGAVFLPFFAFMTMLIAVPTGVKFFNWIGTMWGGSLTFETPMLWSMGFLATFLFGGLTGIILASPPMDFHVSDTYFVVAHFHYVVFGTVVFAMFAGFYFWWPKFTGTMLNERLGKIHFWMLFLGFHATFLIQHWLGVLGMPRRYADYMPEDNFTFMNQFSTIGSYLLGASLIPFFWNVFITWRAGKKVTVDDPWGFGASLEWATSCPPPRHNFTSLPRIRSERPALDLHHPELSIRLHPSEDAPGESILGAADIGERDVHDPNPNK, encoded by the coding sequence ATGGGCGGAACTGCGGCCACGGCTGCGCCGGCAGTGGTCCGGCGCCCCAAAGGCGCTCTTGTGGTCAACTGGATCACCTCCACTGACCACAAGACCATCGGCTACATGTACCTGATCTCGTCCTTCGTGTTCTTCTGCGCGGGCGGGGTCATGGCGCTGCTCATCCGCGCGGAACTGTTCGAGCCCGGAATGCAGATCCTGCAGACCAAGGAGCAGTACAACCAACTGTTCACCATGCACGGCACCATCATGCTGCTGATGTTCGCCACCCCGCTGTTCGCCGGCTTCGCCAACGTGATCATGCCGCTGCAGATCGGCGCGCCCGACGTCGCGTTCCCCCGCCTGAACGCGCTGGCGTTCTGGTTCTTCCTCTTCGGCTCCACCATCGCCGTGTCCGGCTTCATAACCCCGCAGGGCGCTGCATCCTTCGGCTGGTTCGCCTACGCACCCTTGTCCAACACCACGTTCACCCCCGGCATCGGCGGTGACCTGTGGGTCTTCGGCCTGGCGCTGTCAGGGTTCGGCACCATCCTGGGCTCGGTCAACTTCATCACCACCATCATCTGCATGCGCGCCCCCGGCCTCACCATGTGGCGGATGCCGATCTTCACCTGGAACACGCTGGTCACGGCCATCCTGGTGCTGATGGCGTTCCCGCCGCTGGCCGCCGCCCTGTTCGCCCTCGGCGCGGACCGCAAGTTCGGTGCGCACATCTTCGATCCCTCCAACGGCGGCGCGATCCTTTGGCAGCACCTGTTCTGGTTCTTCGGCCATCCGGAGGTGTACATCATCGCGCTGCCGTTCTTCGGCATCGTCTCCGAGATCTTCCCGGTGTTCAGCCGCAAGCCCCTGTTCGGCTACAAGGGCATCGTGTACGCCACCATCGCCATCGCGGCCCTCTCGGTGACGGTGTGGGCCCACCACATGTATGTAACGGGCGCGGTGTTCCTGCCGTTCTTCGCGTTCATGACCATGCTCATCGCGGTGCCCACCGGCGTGAAGTTCTTCAACTGGATCGGCACCATGTGGGGCGGCTCCCTGACCTTCGAGACGCCCATGCTGTGGAGCATGGGGTTCCTGGCCACGTTCCTCTTCGGCGGCCTCACGGGCATCATCCTGGCCTCGCCGCCCATGGACTTCCACGTCTCGGATACTTACTTCGTGGTGGCACACTTCCACTACGTGGTGTTCGGCACCGTGGTGTTCGCCATGTTCGCCGGGTTCTATTTCTGGTGGCCCAAGTTCACCGGCACCATGCTCAACGAGCGCCTGGGCAAGATCCACTTCTGGATGCTGTTCCTGGGCTTCCACGCCACATTCCTGATCCAGCACTGGCTGGGCGTCCTGGGCATGCCGCGGCGGTACGCGGACTACATGCCGGAGGACAACTTCACCTTCATGAACCAGTTCTCCACCATTGGCTCCTACCTGCTGGGCGCGTCCCTGATCCCGTTCTTCTGGAACGTCTTCATCACCTGGCGGGCCGGGAAGAAGGTCACTGTGGACGATCCCTGGGGCTTTGGCGCATCCCTTGAGTGGGCCACATCCTGCCCGCCGCCACGGCACAACTTCACCTCCCTGCCCCGCATCCGGTCCGAGCGCCCCGCCCTGGATCTGCACCATCCCGAGCTGAGCATCCGGCTCCATCCCTCCGAGGACGCACCAGGGGAAAGCATCCTGGGGGCGGCGGACATCGGGGAACGCGACGTCCACGACCCCAACCCGAACAAGTAG
- a CDS encoding phenylacetate--CoA ligase family protein, producing MNVRLLSQVLSLRAAWRRRDGWDPARIAAHQEQALHRLRAATYAGSEFYRHRHAGLHDAPLQELPSVTKADLMEHFDEAITTPDLSRAALEDHLRALTAIGGDPGRPFRGRWWVAATAGTTGGRGIFAWNRSEWASVLASYARANDWAGIAPNPRRPLKTALLSSRAPSHQSAVVGASVRSRLVPTLRLDVTAPMEETVAALNRFQPRVLVGYASALGPLAAEQREGRLHIAPQGITSASEVLTAQAAAEMQAAWGTTPFDVYAATETAGIASPCAYRNRHVYEDLVIVEPVDPAGNLVPPGTTGAKLLVTVLFSRTLPLIRYEMSDTIRLDGRGCPCGRSFQLLEDVEGRLEDVLQLAGRKGIVSIHPNVFHLVLDDVAASGWQVLQEAYGLRVLVTGLVPGASLEGVRTDVAAALEAAGVAGLSVDVQAVDQLERTPLGKAPFVRALRRSP from the coding sequence ATGAACGTCCGTCTCCTCTCGCAGGTGCTGTCCCTTCGGGCGGCATGGCGCCGCAGGGACGGGTGGGATCCAGCCCGGATCGCCGCCCACCAGGAACAGGCGCTGCACCGGCTGCGCGCGGCAACCTATGCCGGCTCGGAGTTCTACCGGCACCGGCACGCCGGTCTGCACGACGCACCGTTGCAGGAATTGCCGTCCGTCACCAAAGCGGACCTTATGGAGCACTTTGATGAAGCGATAACCACGCCGGACCTGAGCCGCGCCGCTCTTGAAGACCACCTGCGTGCCCTCACGGCAATCGGTGGTGATCCCGGCCGGCCGTTCAGGGGGCGATGGTGGGTTGCCGCGACGGCCGGGACCACTGGCGGGCGGGGGATATTTGCCTGGAACCGCTCCGAGTGGGCCTCGGTCCTGGCATCCTACGCCCGGGCCAACGATTGGGCCGGAATCGCACCCAACCCGCGCCGCCCACTGAAGACGGCGCTGTTGAGCTCCCGGGCGCCCAGCCACCAGTCCGCCGTCGTGGGTGCCTCTGTCCGGTCCCGGCTGGTCCCCACGCTCCGCCTGGACGTCACAGCACCCATGGAGGAGACGGTGGCAGCGCTCAACCGGTTCCAGCCCAGGGTGCTGGTGGGATACGCCTCAGCCTTGGGGCCGCTGGCGGCCGAGCAGCGGGAGGGGCGGCTGCATATTGCACCCCAAGGCATCACGTCTGCTTCCGAAGTGCTTACCGCCCAGGCTGCGGCCGAGATGCAGGCGGCCTGGGGAACCACACCGTTCGACGTCTATGCCGCCACTGAAACAGCCGGGATCGCTTCCCCCTGCGCCTACCGGAACCGGCATGTGTACGAGGACCTGGTCATCGTGGAACCGGTGGACCCCGCAGGCAACCTGGTTCCGCCGGGAACCACCGGGGCGAAGCTGCTGGTGACCGTGCTGTTCTCCCGCACGTTGCCGCTGATCCGCTACGAAATGTCGGACACCATCAGGCTGGACGGGCGCGGCTGCCCCTGCGGCCGGTCCTTCCAGCTGCTCGAGGACGTTGAAGGACGCCTCGAGGACGTCCTCCAGCTCGCGGGCAGGAAAGGCATCGTCAGTATCCACCCCAACGTCTTCCACCTGGTGCTCGACGACGTGGCAGCCTCTGGATGGCAGGTGCTCCAGGAAGCCTACGGACTGCGCGTCCTGGTCACAGGCCTGGTCCCCGGTGCCTCCCTTGAGGGAGTGCGCACGGACGTGGCGGCAGCACTGGAGGCAGCAGGCGTGGCCGGCCTTTCCGTGGACGTGCAGGCGGTGGACCAGCTCGAACGCACACCCCTGGGCAAAGCGCCCTTTGTCCGGGCACTGCGGAGATCACCCTGA
- a CDS encoding glutamate--cysteine ligase: MTFTSVRWRPRPGPVLTAEFQQEMIEVVSPPHATLAKLEQDIVAGRAIAHQAAEDVGVRVAALGTSPLPADPHPVQLRRFRAMMEEYGLTAREQLTCGCHIHVSVESPEEAVAVLDRMRNWLPVLVALSANSPFWHGQDSGYASYRSQVWNRWPSAGPLEILGTPDSYHQLVHDMVSTGVAMDEGMVYFDARLSRHYPTVEIRVADVCLRPENTVLLAGIARGLVETAAREWREGIDPVSVPSALLRLAGWKASRWGLRGELLDPQTHRPAPALAVVNSLLHHVRGALEDMGDLKRVEELVDRLLADGTGAVRQMEVLHRTGDLERVVEDAADCTLATP; this comes from the coding sequence TTGACCTTTACGTCCGTCCGCTGGAGGCCGCGTCCGGGCCCAGTCCTGACGGCCGAGTTCCAGCAGGAAATGATCGAGGTGGTCAGCCCGCCGCACGCCACCTTGGCAAAACTCGAGCAGGACATCGTGGCCGGTCGCGCCATTGCCCACCAGGCGGCCGAGGACGTGGGCGTCAGGGTGGCCGCGCTGGGAACCTCCCCGCTTCCTGCCGATCCCCATCCGGTGCAGCTGCGCAGGTTCCGGGCCATGATGGAGGAGTACGGGCTGACCGCCAGGGAACAGCTCACCTGCGGCTGCCACATCCACGTCTCGGTGGAGTCGCCGGAGGAGGCCGTGGCCGTGCTGGACCGGATGCGGAACTGGCTGCCGGTGCTCGTTGCGCTGAGCGCCAATTCCCCGTTCTGGCACGGCCAGGACAGCGGCTACGCCAGCTACCGCTCCCAGGTCTGGAACCGCTGGCCGTCCGCCGGGCCGCTGGAAATCCTTGGCACCCCGGACTCCTACCACCAACTGGTGCATGACATGGTGAGCACCGGCGTGGCCATGGACGAGGGCATGGTCTACTTCGATGCCCGGCTCTCCCGGCACTATCCCACGGTGGAGATCCGTGTGGCAGACGTATGCCTGCGGCCGGAAAACACGGTGCTGCTGGCGGGAATCGCCCGGGGACTGGTGGAAACCGCTGCCAGGGAATGGCGGGAGGGGATCGACCCCGTCTCCGTCCCGTCGGCGCTGCTCAGGCTGGCGGGCTGGAAGGCAAGCCGGTGGGGCCTGCGGGGTGAGCTGCTGGATCCCCAAACGCACCGCCCCGCGCCCGCGCTCGCCGTCGTGAATTCACTGCTGCACCACGTCCGGGGCGCGCTGGAGGACATGGGTGACCTGAAGCGGGTGGAGGAGCTGGTGGACAGGCTGCTGGCCGACGGCACCGGCGCCGTGCGGCAGATGGAGGTGCTGCACCGCACCGGGGACCTGGAGCGGGTGGTGGAGGACGCGGCGGACTGCACGCTCGCCACCCCATAG
- a CDS encoding zinc-dependent alcohol dehydrogenase, with protein sequence MRAMVYRGPYKIRVEEKDIPKIEHPNDAIIRVTTGAICGSDLHLYHGMMPDTRVGSTFGHEFVGVVHQVGSSVQNLIPGDRVMVPFNVYCGSCWFCSRGLYSNCHNVNPNATAVGGIYGYSHTCGGYDGGQAEFVRVPFADVGPGRIPDWMDEEDAVLLTDALPTGYFGAQLGDIVEGDTVVVFGAGPVGLFAAKSAWLMGAGRVIVIDHLDYRLEKARDFAHAETFNFAEYDDIVVHLKKETDFLGADVVIDAVGAEADGNFLQHVTASKLKLQGGSPVALNWAIDSVRKGGTVSVVGAYGPMFSAVKFGDAVNKGLTLRMNQCPVKRQWPRLFEHIRNGYLKPSDLVTHRIPLEHIAEGYHLFSAKLDNIVKPLIISATA encoded by the coding sequence ATGCGCGCAATGGTGTACCGCGGCCCTTACAAGATCCGGGTCGAAGAAAAAGACATTCCCAAGATCGAGCACCCCAATGACGCGATCATCCGGGTGACCACCGGAGCCATCTGCGGCTCCGACCTTCACCTCTACCACGGCATGATGCCGGACACGCGGGTGGGCAGCACGTTCGGCCATGAATTCGTGGGGGTGGTGCACCAGGTGGGCTCCTCGGTGCAGAACCTGATCCCCGGTGACCGCGTCATGGTGCCGTTCAACGTCTACTGCGGCTCCTGCTGGTTCTGTTCCCGCGGCCTCTACTCGAACTGCCACAACGTCAACCCCAATGCGACGGCCGTGGGCGGCATCTACGGCTACTCCCACACCTGTGGAGGGTACGACGGCGGCCAGGCAGAGTTCGTGCGGGTACCGTTCGCAGACGTGGGGCCCGGCAGGATCCCGGACTGGATGGATGAGGAGGACGCCGTGCTGCTCACCGACGCCCTTCCCACCGGCTACTTCGGGGCGCAGCTGGGCGACATCGTGGAAGGCGACACCGTGGTGGTGTTTGGCGCGGGACCCGTGGGGCTGTTCGCGGCCAAGTCCGCCTGGCTGATGGGCGCCGGTCGCGTCATCGTCATCGACCACCTGGACTACCGCCTGGAGAAGGCCCGGGACTTCGCCCACGCCGAGACGTTCAACTTTGCAGAGTACGACGACATCGTGGTGCACCTGAAGAAGGAAACCGACTTCCTGGGCGCCGACGTCGTGATTGATGCCGTGGGGGCCGAGGCGGACGGAAACTTCCTGCAGCACGTCACGGCATCAAAGCTGAAGCTGCAGGGCGGCTCGCCGGTGGCGTTGAACTGGGCCATCGACTCGGTCCGGAAAGGCGGAACAGTCTCTGTGGTGGGCGCCTACGGACCCATGTTCAGCGCAGTGAAATTCGGGGACGCCGTGAACAAGGGGCTGACGCTGCGGATGAACCAGTGCCCGGTGAAACGGCAGTGGCCGCGACTGTTCGAGCACATCCGGAACGGATACCTGAAGCCCAGCGACCTGGTGACGCACCGGATCCCGCTGGAGCACATAGCCGAGGGGTACCACCTCTTCTCGGCCAAGCTGGACAACATCGTCAAGCCCCTCATCATCTCCGCCACAGCCTAA
- a CDS encoding iron ABC transporter substrate-binding protein, which yields MKIRNSALVSIALAATAALGLTACGGGTPAGGTSSSASNGAASGGITVYNAQHESLTKEWVDAFTAETGIKVTMRQGSDTELSNQIIQEGQASPADVFLTENSPAMTQVENAGLFADVNKDTLAQVPAEFAPSTGKWTGIAARSTVLVYNKTKLTEDQLPKSMLDLAKPEWKGKWAASPTGADFQAIVSALLELKGESATEEWLKGMKENSKAYKGNSTAMKAVNAGEVDAALIYHYYYYGDQAKTGENSNNVTPYYFKNQDPGAFLSVSGGGVLKSSKNAAAAQEFLKFITGKKGQEVLKNGTSFEYAIGSDVPANDKLVPIKDLQAPKVDAAKLNSEKVTDLMTQAGLL from the coding sequence ATGAAGATCCGCAACAGCGCGCTGGTAAGCATCGCACTCGCCGCCACCGCAGCTCTCGGCCTGACCGCCTGCGGCGGCGGCACTCCTGCCGGCGGCACCTCGTCGTCCGCCTCCAACGGCGCCGCCTCCGGCGGGATCACGGTGTACAACGCCCAGCACGAAAGCCTCACCAAGGAATGGGTGGACGCCTTCACGGCGGAAACCGGCATCAAGGTGACCATGCGCCAGGGCTCGGACACTGAGCTCTCCAACCAGATCATCCAGGAAGGCCAGGCCTCCCCTGCGGACGTGTTCCTCACGGAAAACTCCCCCGCGATGACGCAGGTTGAGAACGCCGGCCTGTTCGCGGACGTCAACAAGGACACCCTGGCCCAGGTTCCCGCCGAGTTCGCACCGTCCACCGGCAAGTGGACGGGCATCGCCGCCCGCTCCACCGTCCTGGTGTACAACAAGACCAAGCTCACCGAGGACCAGCTCCCCAAGTCCATGCTTGACCTGGCCAAGCCTGAATGGAAGGGCAAGTGGGCCGCATCCCCCACGGGCGCAGACTTCCAGGCCATCGTTTCAGCGCTGCTGGAGCTGAAGGGCGAGTCCGCCACCGAGGAGTGGCTGAAGGGCATGAAGGAAAACTCCAAGGCCTACAAGGGCAACAGCACGGCCATGAAGGCTGTCAACGCCGGTGAAGTGGACGCCGCCCTGATCTACCACTACTACTACTACGGCGACCAGGCCAAGACCGGCGAGAACTCGAACAACGTCACCCCGTACTACTTCAAGAACCAGGACCCCGGCGCGTTCCTGTCCGTCTCCGGCGGCGGCGTGCTCAAGTCCTCCAAGAACGCTGCCGCTGCGCAGGAGTTCCTGAAGTTCATCACGGGCAAGAAGGGCCAGGAAGTCCTCAAGAACGGTACATCCTTCGAGTACGCCATCGGCTCCGACGTCCCCGCCAACGACAAGCTGGTTCCGATCAAGGACCTGCAGGCTCCCAAGGTTGACGCCGCCAAGCTTAACTCCGAAAAGGTCACCGATCTGATGACCCAGGCCGGACTACTCTAA
- a CDS encoding cytochrome c oxidase subunit II, translating into MALPALTSCSDLVSRGFLPGARDTTNNTELITDLWVNSWIAALVVGIITWGLMIWVIVAYRRRKNTVGFPPQLSYNLPLEVFYLAIPLIVIGVLFVFTDREQRAIDERYPNPDVVIDVFGKQWSWDFNYVKEQVHEDAGQQAHLTGDYGAPDRLPTLYLPVGKKVELHLQSRDVQHSFWVVDFLQKRDLYPGHEQYNPYISITPNRIGEYMGKCAELCGEYHSEMLFKVRVVSQQDYDSHIADLKAKGNTGNLGTDFDRAPISAPAPQAMEPAQ; encoded by the coding sequence ATGGCCCTGCCCGCGCTGACCTCCTGCTCCGACCTGGTGTCCCGTGGCTTCCTTCCCGGTGCCCGTGACACCACCAACAACACCGAGCTGATCACGGACCTGTGGGTCAACTCCTGGATTGCTGCACTGGTGGTTGGCATCATCACCTGGGGGCTGATGATCTGGGTCATCGTGGCTTACCGGCGCAGGAAGAACACCGTGGGATTTCCGCCGCAACTGAGCTACAACCTCCCCCTGGAAGTCTTCTACCTGGCCATCCCGCTGATCGTCATCGGGGTCCTGTTCGTCTTCACGGACCGGGAGCAGCGGGCCATCGACGAGCGCTACCCCAACCCGGACGTGGTGATCGACGTCTTCGGCAAACAGTGGTCCTGGGATTTCAACTACGTCAAGGAGCAGGTCCACGAGGACGCCGGACAGCAGGCCCACCTGACCGGTGACTATGGCGCGCCGGACCGGCTGCCGACGCTCTACCTTCCCGTCGGCAAGAAAGTGGAGCTGCATCTCCAGTCCCGCGACGTGCAGCATTCGTTCTGGGTGGTGGATTTCCTGCAGAAGCGCGACCTCTACCCGGGCCACGAACAGTACAACCCGTACATCAGCATTACGCCCAACCGCATCGGCGAATACATGGGCAAGTGCGCCGAACTATGCGGCGAGTACCACTCCGAGATGCTTTTCAAGGTCCGGGTGGTCAGCCAGCAGGACTATGACAGCCACATCGCCGACCTGAAGGCGAAGGGAAACACCGGCAACCTGGGCACAGACTTCGACAGGGCGCCGATATCAGCCCCTGCACCGCAGGCCATGGAACCAGCACAGTAA
- a CDS encoding VIT family protein has protein sequence MSETLKLNRNEPHDSSVAARLNWLRAGVLGANDGIVSVAATVVGVAGVTNDLAPILVAGTAAVVGGAVSMALGEYVSVSSQSDSQRALIEKERQELRDDPEGELDELAHIYQAKGLSEATARTVAEELTAKDALKAHLSAELNIDEEEVVSPWHAAFASAIAFTVGAILPMLAIIFPPEEARIPVTFVAVILALALTGTVSAKIGGSSKRKATIRLVVGGALAMAFTFAVGSLLGTTGIA, from the coding sequence ATGTCTGAAACCCTCAAGCTCAACCGCAATGAGCCCCACGACAGCAGCGTGGCTGCACGCCTGAACTGGCTGCGGGCCGGTGTACTGGGCGCGAACGACGGCATCGTCTCCGTCGCGGCAACCGTGGTGGGCGTCGCGGGCGTGACCAACGACCTGGCGCCCATCCTGGTGGCGGGCACCGCCGCTGTAGTGGGCGGTGCCGTGTCCATGGCCCTGGGCGAATACGTTTCCGTGAGCAGCCAGAGTGACAGCCAGCGTGCGCTGATTGAGAAGGAGCGCCAGGAGCTCCGGGACGATCCGGAAGGCGAACTGGACGAACTTGCCCACATCTACCAGGCGAAGGGCCTCAGCGAAGCCACCGCACGAACTGTTGCCGAAGAGTTGACGGCAAAGGACGCACTGAAGGCGCACCTGTCCGCCGAGCTGAACATCGACGAAGAAGAAGTGGTCAGCCCCTGGCACGCCGCCTTCGCCTCCGCGATCGCATTCACGGTCGGCGCCATCCTGCCCATGCTGGCCATCATTTTCCCGCCGGAGGAAGCCCGGATCCCCGTCACATTTGTTGCAGTCATCCTGGCGTTGGCCCTCACCGGGACCGTCAGCGCCAAGATCGGCGGAAGCTCCAAGCGCAAGGCCACCATCAGGCTGGTGGTGGGCGGGGCACTGGCGATGGCGTTCACCTTCGCGGTGGGCAGCCTGCTGGGCACCACCGGCATCGCCTAG
- a CDS encoding iron ABC transporter permease: MTSDLSAPPRAGTTTAGRGSSPRPPFGVSAVSVLAVLIALFSLVPLGYVAYMTVATGWDTAVGLILRPRVGELLLNTLLLMAATIPLCLLLGVAGAWLVERTRLRGHRVWAVLLAAPLAVPAFVNSYAWVSAIPSLGGLGSGILISTLSYFPLVYIPAAATLSRLDPAIEQSAAALGLGAWRTFFRVVLPQLRIALTGGALLVGLHLLAEYGAFAMIRFDTFTTAIMTQYQSTFNGAAGNMLASVLVFFCLLLLLAEVRSRGSARYARIGAGVQAKALRLPLHAYQIAAQIFLLALTALAFGLPLYFVLRWILVSGADVWTASEFLPALVATFSYGLAGAAATTVVAFPMAYLAVRHPGWFSKSLELSNYVTSSMPGIVVALAFVTVSIRMVPGMYQTAGLLVAAYVLLFLPRALVNLRAGLAQAPKELDEAAQALGKPPLLAFIRVTLRLTAPAAAGGAALVFLAIANELTATLLLSPNGTRTLATEFWSKSSEIDYAGAAPYALLMIVLSAPMTYLLFQQSKKVAGQ; the protein is encoded by the coding sequence GTGACCTCCGATCTATCGGCTCCCCCCAGGGCGGGCACGACGACGGCGGGCCGGGGCAGCAGCCCCCGCCCGCCTTTCGGCGTTTCCGCGGTGTCCGTCCTAGCGGTGCTGATCGCCCTCTTCTCCCTCGTCCCGCTGGGGTACGTGGCCTACATGACGGTGGCAACCGGGTGGGATACCGCCGTCGGCCTCATCCTGCGGCCCCGCGTGGGGGAACTGCTGCTGAATACCCTGCTCCTGATGGCCGCCACCATCCCGCTGTGCCTGCTGCTTGGCGTGGCGGGAGCCTGGCTGGTGGAACGGACCAGGCTGCGCGGCCACCGGGTGTGGGCCGTGCTGCTGGCCGCCCCGCTGGCCGTCCCGGCGTTCGTCAACAGCTATGCCTGGGTCTCGGCCATCCCGTCGCTGGGCGGGCTGGGTTCGGGGATCCTGATCTCCACGCTGTCCTATTTCCCGCTGGTGTACATCCCGGCCGCAGCCACTCTGAGCCGACTGGACCCCGCCATTGAGCAGTCCGCCGCAGCGCTGGGGCTCGGTGCCTGGCGGACCTTCTTCCGGGTGGTCCTTCCCCAGCTCAGGATTGCGCTGACCGGCGGGGCGCTGCTGGTGGGGCTGCACCTGCTGGCCGAATACGGCGCGTTCGCCATGATCCGGTTCGATACCTTCACCACCGCGATCATGACCCAGTACCAGTCCACCTTCAACGGCGCGGCGGGAAACATGCTGGCCAGCGTCCTGGTGTTCTTCTGCCTGCTCCTGCTGCTCGCGGAAGTCCGCAGCCGCGGCTCCGCGCGCTACGCCCGGATCGGCGCAGGCGTTCAGGCCAAGGCGCTGCGCCTGCCCCTGCACGCGTACCAGATCGCCGCCCAGATCTTCCTGCTGGCGCTGACCGCCCTGGCCTTCGGCCTCCCGCTGTACTTCGTGCTGCGCTGGATCCTGGTAAGCGGGGCGGACGTCTGGACAGCATCCGAATTCCTCCCGGCGCTCGTCGCCACGTTCAGCTACGGGCTCGCCGGCGCCGCTGCCACCACCGTGGTGGCTTTCCCCATGGCCTACCTCGCCGTGCGCCACCCCGGCTGGTTCAGCAAGTCCCTGGAACTGTCCAACTATGTCACCAGCTCCATGCCCGGCATCGTGGTGGCGCTGGCGTTCGTTACCGTCAGCATCCGCATGGTGCCCGGGATGTACCAGACCGCGGGGCTGCTGGTTGCGGCGTACGTGCTCCTGTTCCTCCCCCGGGCCCTGGTGAACCTGCGGGCCGGACTCGCACAGGCCCCCAAGGAACTGGACGAGGCCGCCCAGGCGCTCGGAAAGCCGCCGCTGCTGGCCTTCATCCGCGTGACCCTGCGGCTCACTGCCCCTGCAGCAGCCGGCGGGGCAGCCCTGGTGTTCCTGGCCATCGCCAACGAGCTCACCGCCACCTTGCTCCTGTCCCCCAACGGCACCAGGACACTGGCCACCGAGTTCTGGAGCAAGAGCAGCGAGATCGACTACGCCGGCGCCGCGCCCTACGCGCTGCTGATGATCGTGCTTTCCGCCCCCATGACCTACCTCCTCTTCCAACAGTCCAAGAAAGTAGCCGGACAGTGA
- a CDS encoding ABC transporter ATP-binding protein, with protein MTAPSTRRLPEPRVAPSVAATTNSHLQITDVTKNFGSQAVLRGVNLSVAKGGTTAIVGPSGSGKTTLLRLIAGFEHPDTGTISLNGTTVAGDGAWLPAHKRQIGYVAQDGALFPHLTVGQNVAFGLNAARLEGGRRAVTARVAELLEMVSLDASMAKRRPHQLSGGQQQRVALARALAREPELMLLDEPFSALDAGLRVATRRAVAKVLAEAGVTTILVTHDQAEALSFADQVAVMRGGKLAQIGNPFVVYTRPADRATAEFLGDAVILDAWLEGTLATCSLGAIPVRRPPAQGRVQLMLRPEQIRIAEDGPIRGVVVDTDYFGPETTVRLKLNVPKEVAEHADHRYPGGGEVITIRHWNASIARPGMELCLRVVGEAVAFPMDE; from the coding sequence GTGACAGCACCCTCAACCCGCAGGCTGCCCGAGCCCCGGGTGGCACCCTCCGTGGCCGCAACCACCAACAGCCACCTGCAGATCACGGACGTCACCAAGAACTTCGGATCACAGGCGGTCCTGAGGGGCGTCAACCTGTCGGTGGCCAAGGGCGGAACCACCGCCATCGTGGGCCCCTCCGGTTCGGGCAAGACCACCCTCCTGCGCCTGATCGCCGGGTTCGAACACCCGGACACCGGGACCATTTCGCTCAACGGCACCACCGTGGCCGGTGACGGTGCCTGGCTTCCGGCGCACAAGCGGCAGATCGGGTACGTGGCCCAGGACGGCGCCCTGTTCCCGCACCTTACCGTGGGCCAGAACGTTGCCTTCGGCCTCAACGCAGCCAGGCTCGAGGGCGGCCGCCGCGCCGTCACCGCCCGCGTGGCGGAGCTGCTGGAAATGGTGTCGCTGGATGCTTCCATGGCCAAGCGCCGGCCGCACCAGCTCTCCGGCGGCCAGCAGCAGCGGGTTGCCCTGGCCCGGGCGCTGGCCCGTGAACCGGAGCTGATGCTCCTTGACGAGCCGTTCTCCGCCCTGGACGCGGGGCTGCGCGTGGCCACCCGCCGCGCCGTGGCCAAGGTCCTGGCCGAGGCCGGCGTCACCACCATCCTGGTCACCCACGACCAGGCCGAGGCACTCTCCTTCGCGGACCAGGTGGCCGTGATGCGCGGCGGCAAACTGGCCCAGATCGGCAATCCCTTTGTGGTGTACACCCGCCCCGCGGACCGGGCCACCGCCGAGTTCCTGGGCGACGCTGTCATCCTGGACGCGTGGCTGGAAGGAACGCTGGCCACCTGCTCGCTCGGCGCGATCCCCGTGCGGCGGCCCCCGGCCCAAGGACGCGTGCAGCTGATGCTGCGGCCCGAGCAGATCCGCATCGCCGAGGACGGCCCCATCCGCGGCGTGGTGGTGGACACGGACTACTTCGGCCCCGAAACCACCGTGCGGCTGAAGCTGAACGTGCCAAAGGAAGTGGCGGAGCACGCCGACCACCGCTACCCGGGCGGCGGCGAAGTGATCACCATCCGGCACTGGAACGCCTCGATCGCCCGTCCGGGCATGGAGCTGTGCCTGCGGGTGGTGGGCGAAGCCGTCGCGTTCCCCATGGACGAGTAG